One Peribacillus simplex NBRC 15720 = DSM 1321 genomic region harbors:
- a CDS encoding S9 family peptidase encodes MITFPKPDVEQFLRTFSIADFAVSPDEKQLVFSTNLSGKYNLWGMDLPNSFPYPLTSIDQSCQELIYDKNSRFIIAGFDQDGNENTQFYGVPLNGGTMKEIVHHEHTRNFMPKLSNDSKKLYYTSSRGNPSFLNSYCLDLESGQETLVLEGKDAATYLFGFSPDEETLLYYKHFANTYTLLYAKKGNEDILLTPPSEKQYTVNDGVFVSDSMIYLLTDYDADFTYLASYNLETNKFCKVKELENESFTAIKFSKENQLLYITSQKGVEDQLYEFNLQNEDWRNIPVPCSVINKLEVATSGTLYLFGMSATKPHNIYKKSGDEWVSLTKNTVPGVDSNDLVEPDIITFPSFDGQEIESLFFRAKKENDNGEVIFWPHGGPQAAERKSFRASFQFFLNHGYSIFAPNFRGSTGYGLEFMKMVEGDWGNGPRLDNVAGLDWLIDQGHAQKGNILLMGGSFGGYMALLLHGRHADYFKAVVDIFGPSNLFSFINSVPEDWKPVMDQWVGNPEKDKEKLIEYSPITYLESMIKPMLVIQGANDPRVVKEESDQIVQALKDKGRDVDYMLLDDEGHGFSKKENEIAVYRKILSFLNRFTAVTEKV; translated from the coding sequence ATGATCACTTTTCCAAAACCTGATGTTGAGCAATTTTTACGAACTTTTTCCATTGCTGATTTTGCCGTAAGTCCAGATGAAAAACAACTGGTTTTCAGTACCAATTTGAGCGGCAAGTATAATTTATGGGGAATGGATTTGCCAAACTCCTTTCCTTATCCGCTTACATCCATTGATCAAAGCTGCCAAGAGCTGATATATGATAAGAATAGCCGGTTTATAATTGCTGGTTTCGATCAAGACGGTAATGAAAATACCCAGTTTTACGGGGTTCCCTTGAATGGCGGGACAATGAAGGAAATCGTCCATCATGAACATACACGTAATTTCATGCCAAAATTATCGAATGACAGTAAAAAGCTCTATTACACGTCATCCAGAGGAAATCCTTCCTTTCTAAATTCCTATTGTTTAGATTTAGAATCAGGACAGGAAACGCTGGTACTAGAGGGGAAAGATGCAGCGACCTATTTATTTGGTTTCAGCCCTGATGAAGAAACCTTACTTTACTATAAACACTTTGCCAATACATATACCCTTCTCTATGCAAAAAAAGGTAACGAAGATATCCTGCTCACTCCGCCCTCTGAGAAACAATACACAGTGAATGATGGTGTTTTTGTTTCAGATTCGATGATATATTTATTGACTGATTATGATGCGGACTTTACCTATTTGGCTTCATATAACCTTGAAACAAACAAGTTCTGTAAAGTTAAAGAATTGGAGAATGAGAGTTTTACTGCCATTAAATTTAGTAAAGAAAATCAACTATTATATATAACCAGTCAAAAGGGTGTAGAAGATCAATTATATGAATTCAATCTGCAAAATGAAGATTGGAGAAATATCCCCGTTCCATGCAGCGTCATTAATAAACTTGAAGTAGCTACATCAGGAACACTTTACTTATTTGGCATGAGCGCAACCAAGCCTCATAATATCTATAAAAAGTCAGGTGATGAGTGGGTATCATTAACTAAAAATACTGTTCCTGGCGTCGATTCTAATGATCTGGTTGAACCGGATATCATTACATTTCCTTCCTTTGATGGACAGGAGATCGAATCGTTATTTTTTAGGGCAAAAAAGGAAAATGATAATGGTGAAGTCATTTTTTGGCCTCATGGAGGACCTCAAGCGGCAGAACGGAAGTCCTTTAGAGCTTCATTTCAATTTTTCCTGAATCACGGCTACAGTATTTTTGCGCCAAACTTCCGCGGTTCTACTGGTTATGGTTTGGAATTCATGAAAATGGTAGAGGGAGATTGGGGAAATGGACCACGACTTGATAATGTAGCGGGCCTTGATTGGCTGATTGACCAAGGGCATGCACAAAAAGGTAACATTCTATTGATGGGCGGAAGCTTCGGAGGGTATATGGCACTTCTGCTGCACGGACGACACGCGGATTATTTCAAGGCAGTTGTCGATATTTTCGGCCCATCCAATCTATTCTCATTTATCAATTCCGTTCCAGAAGACTGGAAGCCAGTCATGGATCAGTGGGTAGGAAATCCCGAAAAAGATAAAGAAAAACTAATCGAGTATTCGCCTATCACCTATTTGGAATCCATGATAAAGCCAATGCTTGTCATTCAAGGAGCGAATGATCCCCGTGTAGTCAAAGAGGAATCAGATCAAATCGTTCAAGCGTTGAAGGATAAAGGAAGAGATGTCGATTATATGCTTTTAGATGATGAAGGACATGGATTTTCCAAAAAAGAAAATGAAATTGCCGTTTATCGAAAAATACTCTCATTCTTAAATCGATTCACAGCAGTAACGGAGAAGGTATAA
- a CDS encoding formylglycine-generating enzyme family protein, whose translation MVKIPGGEIELRDDRIKSKWKAEIKPFLLARYPVTTDFYYAITNKSTNSFDRDLKPVVNISWNDAISFCNLLSQKAGLGESYSINGENIVCDWDSNGFRLPSEAEWQYACKAGTAGYRYGELNKIAWYSENSGGIIHEVGKKEPNPWGLHDMLGNVWEWCWDLYDEQVYGSYRIFRGGSWAEDARGCGASCRRRSHPTFCIDDLGFRLARSF comes from the coding sequence ATGGTGAAAATTCCAGGGGGAGAAATAGAATTAAGGGACGATAGAATTAAAAGCAAATGGAAAGCTGAAATAAAGCCATTCCTTCTTGCCCGTTATCCTGTTACTACGGATTTCTACTATGCTATTACAAATAAATCAACTAATTCTTTTGATCGAGATCTAAAACCTGTTGTGAATATTTCTTGGAATGATGCAATTTCTTTTTGTAATCTACTTTCACAGAAAGCTGGACTGGGAGAGTCTTATTCTATTAATGGTGAAAACATTGTTTGTGATTGGGATTCAAACGGTTTTCGACTTCCTTCAGAAGCAGAATGGCAATATGCATGTAAAGCCGGGACTGCTGGTTATAGATACGGAGAGCTGAATAAGATTGCCTGGTATAGCGAAAATTCAGGGGGCATAATCCATGAAGTAGGAAAGAAGGAACCGAATCCATGGGGGCTGCATGATATGTTAGGAAATGTTTGGGAGTGGTGCTGGGATTTATATGATGAACAAGTGTACGGCTCCTACCGTATTTTTCGAGGAGGTAGCTGGGCTGAGGATGCCAGGGGTTGTGGAGCTTCATGTCGTCGGCGCAGCCATCCGACTTTTTGCATAGACGACCTAGGATTCCGTCTTGCCCGGTCTTTTTAA
- a CDS encoding SDR family NAD(P)-dependent oxidoreductase: protein MSLKGKVIIITGAGSGIGKETAYKLAEQGAIVVAADYNDIAAKETADSIQQKGGTASFVKVDVAKAEEVKAMVEAAIANHGTINGIFNNAGIGLVKPFLEMDPESYHRVVDVDQHGVYYGMYYAARKMVELGVTGATIVNTASIYGTMVSIGSFNYHAAKAAVIAMTKSGAIELAQYGIRVVGVAPGFIETPIIGDDQEFLDSLAQLHMRKKLIQPEKVAEVVTFLFSEKADAINGQVIPVDDGFLSFKG from the coding sequence ATGAGTTTGAAAGGAAAAGTCATAATAATTACAGGTGCAGGCAGCGGAATTGGAAAGGAAACAGCCTATAAATTAGCTGAACAGGGAGCTATTGTCGTAGCGGCTGATTACAATGATATTGCCGCTAAAGAAACGGCTGATTCTATTCAACAAAAGGGAGGCACGGCTTCTTTTGTGAAAGTGGATGTAGCTAAAGCGGAAGAAGTGAAAGCGATGGTTGAAGCTGCAATTGCCAATCATGGCACGATCAATGGCATTTTCAACAACGCTGGAATTGGACTAGTAAAACCATTTTTAGAGATGGATCCTGAGTCTTACCACAGAGTTGTTGATGTTGACCAACACGGCGTTTATTATGGCATGTATTATGCAGCACGGAAGATGGTGGAGCTTGGTGTAACTGGCGCAACGATCGTTAATACAGCCTCAATATATGGGACGATGGTTTCAATTGGCAGCTTTAATTACCATGCTGCAAAAGCTGCAGTCATAGCCATGACTAAATCTGGAGCAATTGAACTTGCGCAATATGGAATTCGTGTTGTCGGTGTGGCACCAGGTTTTATCGAAACACCGATCATTGGTGATGATCAAGAGTTCCTGGACAGTTTGGCACAACTTCATATGAGGAAAAAATTGATTCAGCCAGAAAAAGTTGCTGAAGTTGTAACGTTCTTGTTCTCTGAAAAAGCGGATGCCATTAATGGACAAGTCATTCCTGTTGATGATGGATTCTTAAGCTTTAAGGGGTAA
- a CDS encoding DUF2935 domain-containing protein, producing MNELLEKTARYEHRFWLQILGDHGRFIHESLAPVEVENIEIASEFIQIFDTLLGKANSEEISQLTAMAEEEALRFREFKLSLIKEHLVGKIKIHLSPSFINHMVNELEEYLRLLKYFNSDQMPPVFHELHHHLIWLLDAAGHAGTISVNLDDIEKRLKERCDQYKKHFNDFYLKAVEMAGFSRTNLSTFPALEKMNQDVTLEIKLFQHILLEVEELDLSAQALGTLSPLMADHMWREECYYLTKLAESTDSEKPNCDPAKPRLVD from the coding sequence ATGAACGAGCTTTTGGAAAAAACAGCAAGATACGAGCATCGGTTTTGGCTGCAAATCTTAGGAGACCATGGCAGGTTCATTCATGAGTCTTTAGCTCCGGTTGAAGTGGAAAACATTGAAATTGCCTCAGAATTCATTCAAATTTTTGATACTCTCCTTGGTAAAGCCAATTCGGAAGAGATTTCGCAACTTACTGCCATGGCGGAAGAAGAGGCATTAAGATTTCGAGAGTTTAAGCTAAGCCTAATTAAAGAACATCTCGTTGGTAAAATAAAAATACATCTTTCACCCTCATTCATTAATCATATGGTAAACGAATTAGAAGAATATTTAAGATTATTGAAGTACTTCAATTCAGATCAAATGCCGCCTGTTTTTCATGAACTTCATCATCATTTGATTTGGCTGTTAGATGCAGCCGGGCATGCAGGTACAATATCAGTCAATTTGGATGATATCGAAAAAAGGTTAAAAGAGAGATGTGACCAATATAAAAAACATTTTAATGATTTTTATTTAAAAGCTGTTGAAATGGCTGGATTTTCACGAACCAATCTGTCAACATTCCCAGCATTGGAAAAAATGAATCAGGACGTTACATTGGAAATTAAATTATTTCAGCACATTCTGCTTGAAGTGGAGGAGCTTGACCTCAGTGCACAGGCACTTGGAACGCTTTCGCCATTAATGGCCGATCATATGTGGAGGGAAGAATGTTATTATTTAACGAAACTCGCTGAATCGACAGACTCAGAAAAGCCAAACTGCGATCCAGCGAAACCTAGGCTAGTGGATTAA
- a CDS encoding GntR family transcriptional regulator, protein MFGNTSNLTDGIYFGESLPQQIAKHILKKIIEGEIEAGEKIVEEDISKELNTSRAPVREALYLLQVDGIVERIPRRGTIVKPFSQKEIIEYNDVAIGLIQMGIEFSQGKWHAENKQSLRKHLEIATDECEKSNVMEYQKKAEQIFRYIFSIANNKALSRFFEEASHILMVFAQSQWNTETMENFHFRLKMSVEAILEDDFVKAKNEIHEALNRGVM, encoded by the coding sequence ATGTTTGGAAATACTTCCAATTTGACAGATGGCATTTATTTTGGAGAATCGTTACCACAACAAATAGCTAAACACATTTTAAAAAAAATCATTGAAGGGGAAATAGAAGCTGGAGAGAAAATCGTCGAAGAAGACATTTCCAAAGAATTGAATACGAGCCGTGCACCAGTACGAGAAGCCCTTTACCTATTGCAGGTTGACGGTATTGTTGAGAGAATACCTAGGCGGGGAACGATCGTCAAACCATTTTCACAAAAGGAAATCATTGAATATAATGATGTTGCGATCGGGCTGATTCAGATGGGCATTGAATTTTCCCAAGGGAAATGGCACGCAGAAAATAAGCAATCATTACGAAAGCATTTGGAAATTGCAACAGATGAGTGTGAAAAAAGTAATGTAATGGAGTATCAAAAAAAAGCTGAACAGATATTTCGATATATTTTTTCAATCGCTAATAACAAAGCATTATCAAGGTTTTTTGAGGAAGCCAGTCATATCCTCATGGTTTTTGCCCAAAGTCAATGGAATACAGAAACGATGGAAAATTTCCATTTCAGATTAAAAATGTCTGTTGAGGCCATTCTCGAAGACGATTTCGTTAAAGCAAAAAATGAAATTCATGAAGCTTTGAATCGTGGAGTGATGTAG
- a CDS encoding SDR family NAD(P)-dependent oxidoreductase has translation MQAFDFTEKVAIVTGGGGGIGRAASITLSENGAKVVVVDLSEEAGMLTVNEIKEKGGEAKFVKADVTKEDDIKTYVQKTIDSYGKIDIFLNNAGWEGKIMPLVDYPTEVFDQLMSINVRGIFLGLKHVLPHMIEQKSGAVVNTASGAGLLATPNMVAYGASKHAVLGITKTAGVEVAPHGVRVNAVCPGVVNTAMMRSIESGFGQGDAAAAETARKQLEATTPDGRYAEPQEIANLMMYLVSDLSSHITGQELVIDGGAILI, from the coding sequence ATGCAAGCATTTGATTTTACAGAAAAAGTAGCAATTGTTACCGGTGGCGGCGGGGGGATCGGCCGGGCAGCGTCTATAACACTTTCAGAAAATGGAGCCAAAGTGGTTGTTGTAGACCTTTCCGAAGAGGCTGGCATGTTAACGGTAAATGAAATCAAAGAAAAAGGCGGCGAAGCGAAATTCGTTAAAGCCGATGTTACAAAGGAAGACGACATAAAAACTTATGTTCAAAAAACGATAGATTCTTATGGCAAAATCGATATTTTCTTGAATAATGCAGGGTGGGAAGGCAAAATAATGCCGCTTGTCGATTATCCTACTGAGGTTTTCGATCAATTAATGTCAATAAATGTACGCGGCATTTTCTTGGGTTTGAAACATGTATTGCCCCATATGATTGAACAAAAAAGCGGGGCGGTCGTGAATACTGCTTCTGGAGCTGGTTTACTGGCAACGCCAAATATGGTGGCGTATGGCGCAAGTAAACATGCGGTTCTTGGAATCACGAAAACAGCTGGTGTCGAAGTTGCTCCCCATGGTGTCCGGGTGAATGCCGTCTGCCCAGGTGTTGTCAACACGGCTATGATGCGGTCGATTGAAAGCGGATTTGGTCAAGGTGATGCCGCGGCAGCTGAAACGGCTAGAAAACAGTTGGAAGCAACGACTCCGGATGGCCGGTATGCAGAGCCGCAGGAAATTGCAAATCTAATGATGTACTTAGTATCCGATCTTTCCAGCCATATTACGGGTCAAGAACTTGTAATCGACGGGGGAGCCATTTTAATCTGA
- a CDS encoding histidine kinase N-terminal 7TM domain-containing protein, translating to MAGALSLFLCLFAQLKFKDAPGAKPYILVTLLSSIFTFSYAFELSSTSLEQIIFWLRVEYLALPFIPVFLLLMCIEYVGHRIKKVWKYALFIIPFITIFMHYTNDLHHFYYKSMGLRGESPFPIIKLVGGPWFYVHSLFLFLCVMISIIILLKQVKKSSFRFRMQISMMVAGLLIPIIANYYYINGLSSYGIDLGPVSMSITFIFHGAALLTFQMFNVAPIARETVFESMKEGVIVLNQQGLIVDYNHGMRKVIPMLDEHSIGKSITSVLNGNHHLRGIIDLKQDSDFNCSINGDMVHYHIGFSPVFNKSNLPIGQIITFADVTERVLMLEKLKQLASLDGLTQILNRTFFIKKSEMFFDVLSMEGGSVSVIMFDIDHFKNVNDTFGHEAGDAVITLVANTAKEHIREGDLLGRYGGEEFIICLPDTPLPTAYELADNIRKEVSESIAVVNEEKISVTCSFGVTHALIKAGDRSQSIKTLMPRADQALYAAKKNGRNCVKIIA from the coding sequence ATGGCAGGTGCTTTAAGCTTGTTCCTGTGTTTATTTGCTCAGTTAAAGTTCAAAGATGCACCTGGAGCAAAACCCTATATACTCGTGACATTATTGTCTTCCATTTTTACTTTTTCCTATGCTTTCGAACTTTCCAGTACATCTTTAGAACAAATCATATTCTGGTTAAGGGTCGAGTACTTGGCCTTACCATTCATCCCAGTATTCCTTTTGTTGATGTGTATTGAATATGTAGGGCATAGAATTAAGAAGGTGTGGAAATATGCACTCTTCATCATACCGTTCATCACCATTTTTATGCATTATACTAATGACCTTCATCACTTTTATTACAAATCAATGGGATTGAGAGGCGAGAGTCCTTTTCCAATTATTAAACTGGTGGGCGGCCCTTGGTTTTACGTTCACTCCCTGTTTCTTTTTTTATGTGTCATGATAAGTATAATAATATTGCTAAAGCAGGTGAAAAAATCTTCATTCAGATTCAGGATGCAAATATCAATGATGGTGGCAGGTCTGCTGATTCCTATAATAGCAAATTATTATTATATAAATGGATTAAGTTCATATGGTATCGATCTTGGGCCTGTATCCATGAGTATCACGTTTATCTTTCATGGTGCGGCACTTTTGACTTTTCAAATGTTCAATGTAGCCCCGATCGCTCGGGAGACCGTCTTTGAAAGTATGAAAGAGGGAGTCATCGTTTTAAATCAACAGGGTTTGATTGTCGACTATAACCATGGAATGCGTAAAGTCATACCCATGTTGGATGAACATTCCATAGGTAAATCGATTACAAGTGTGCTAAATGGGAATCATCATCTTAGGGGAATAATCGACCTTAAGCAAGACAGTGATTTTAATTGCAGCATAAATGGTGATATGGTCCATTACCATATTGGGTTTTCACCCGTGTTCAACAAAAGTAACTTGCCTATCGGACAGATCATTACCTTCGCCGACGTAACTGAAAGAGTGCTCATGCTGGAAAAGCTGAAACAACTTGCCAGCTTGGACGGATTAACCCAAATATTGAATAGAACATTTTTCATCAAAAAATCAGAAATGTTTTTTGATGTTCTAAGCATGGAAGGTGGCAGTGTTTCAGTCATCATGTTTGATATCGATCATTTCAAAAATGTAAATGATACTTTTGGACATGAAGCAGGGGATGCGGTCATAACGCTTGTTGCAAATACTGCAAAGGAACACATTCGGGAAGGAGATCTATTGGGGCGTTATGGCGGTGAAGAATTCATCATATGTTTGCCGGATACACCTTTACCCACTGCCTATGAGTTGGCCGATAATATAAGGAAAGAGGTTTCGGAAAGCATTGCAGTGGTTAATGAAGAGAAGATTTCCGTTACCTGCAGTTTCGGGGTGACTCATGCCTTAATTAAAGCTGGTGACCGAAGCCAATCCATCAAAACATTGATGCCACGGGCCGACCAAGCCTTATATGCCGCAAAGAAGAATGGCCGAAATTGTGTAAAGATCATCGCCTAA
- a CDS encoding MFS transporter, whose product MNTEKSNQTKVLVLTLCFLVILGVMNAILFNVALVNISMDLSISTSQVSWIVVGYSMVVAIGSMVYGKLADYVSIKKLFIIAILLLSLGSIIGFSNQTYSIIILARLVQASGGAAFIALSMVTVAKMVELTKRPTALAMISASIALAVGIGPLVGGAITNLIGWPFLFLTMVVSIIGIGLLLKFMPKEEINPSSFHFDFIGAGLLFALIASTLLGVNINKMLFILSIVLLILFKVRMTKSKHPLIDIELFKNTTFIRVITIGFIINVGLMANLFLLPVLLAKRNGLSPFSIGIIVFIASLFSILSSFVTGKTLPTIGNIKMIYISTIVMIIGFFMLALIPNPNVIILSIALILTLMSYSSIQVSLNTLVPQTLNPAKIGVGLGLYNLLNFVGMALGPAASSKIMELTNSYSLNFILIALLISGHFLLLYRLPSVQQKAA is encoded by the coding sequence TTGAATACAGAGAAAAGTAATCAAACAAAAGTGTTAGTTTTAACATTATGTTTTTTAGTTATATTGGGTGTTATGAACGCTATTCTATTCAATGTAGCCTTAGTAAACATTTCAATGGATTTATCCATAAGTACGTCCCAGGTCAGCTGGATTGTAGTGGGATATTCGATGGTTGTTGCAATTGGCTCCATGGTATATGGGAAATTGGCTGATTATGTTAGTATTAAAAAGCTGTTTATAATAGCCATTTTATTATTAAGTTTAGGATCAATCATAGGTTTTAGTAATCAAACTTATTCAATTATTATTCTTGCAAGGCTAGTACAAGCAAGTGGTGGGGCTGCTTTTATTGCACTTTCCATGGTTACAGTCGCAAAAATGGTAGAATTAACTAAACGCCCGACAGCTTTAGCCATGATTAGTGCGTCTATCGCGTTGGCTGTTGGAATTGGTCCATTAGTAGGCGGAGCGATTACCAATTTAATCGGCTGGCCTTTTCTATTCTTAACTATGGTGGTTAGTATTATCGGGATAGGATTGCTTCTAAAGTTTATGCCGAAGGAAGAGATTAATCCGTCTTCATTTCATTTTGATTTTATTGGTGCTGGATTGTTATTTGCATTAATCGCTTCTACTTTATTAGGAGTAAATATAAATAAAATGCTGTTTATTCTTTCAATCGTGCTCTTGATCTTATTTAAGGTTCGGATGACAAAATCAAAACATCCTCTCATTGATATCGAGCTATTTAAAAATACAACATTTATACGCGTTATTACGATTGGTTTTATAATTAATGTGGGATTGATGGCAAATTTATTTCTTCTTCCTGTGTTGTTAGCGAAAAGAAATGGATTATCACCATTTTCAATCGGTATCATAGTGTTTATTGCATCTTTATTTAGCATTTTATCTAGTTTTGTAACAGGAAAAACACTTCCGACAATTGGGAATATTAAAATGATTTATATATCGACTATCGTAATGATTATTGGCTTTTTCATGCTGGCTTTAATTCCAAATCCGAATGTAATCATTCTGTCAATCGCATTAATTTTAACATTGATGAGTTATTCTTCCATCCAAGTGTCATTAAATACACTAGTTCCACAAACTTTAAATCCAGCTAAGATTGGAGTAGGTCTCGGCTTATATAACTTATTAAATTTTGTAGGTATGGCATTGGGTCCAGCGGCTTCAAGTAAAATCATGGAACTAACTAACAGTTATAGCTTAAATTTCATTTTAATTGCTCTCTTGATTTCTGGACATTTCTTATTATTGTATAGGCTCCCTTCAGTTCAACAAAAGGCAGCATAA
- a CDS encoding ArsR/SmtB family transcription factor — protein MTIKQFNSDEQRVKIFKALAEVKRIEILRYLYHDKNKHTCGDIEESLGMNKSNRSYHLKILGEAGLIDVKRHGQYKFITINEDIFHELLPGFLATL, from the coding sequence ATGACTATCAAACAATTTAATTCAGATGAACAACGTGTAAAAATTTTTAAAGCCTTGGCGGAAGTTAAGCGAATTGAAATCCTTCGTTATCTTTATCATGATAAAAATAAACATACTTGCGGAGATATTGAAGAATCACTCGGAATGAATAAGTCCAACCGTTCATACCATCTTAAGATACTGGGGGAAGCTGGCTTAATTGATGTAAAACGACATGGTCAATATAAATTCATTACAATAAATGAGGATATTTTTCACGAATTACTACCGGGTTTTTTGGCAACTCTTTAA